The Chthoniobacterales bacterium genome includes a window with the following:
- a CDS encoding prepilin-type N-terminal cleavage/methylation domain-containing protein, translating into MNSSVPNRRVSCGAFTLIELMVVVAIIAILAGLTLSTMGYMNRKAARSRAEAEVAALAAAIESYKLDNGLYPQMDNPSSTSMANVTTTNLYAALCPTGAGKVYLEPRPSMLNTNSTRYSFIDPWGNAYNYRTNTNGNILVNSNFFDVWSTAGSTNTDDYIRN; encoded by the coding sequence ATGAATAGTTCCGTTCCCAACCGCCGCGTTTCCTGCGGTGCCTTCACCCTCATCGAACTGATGGTAGTTGTCGCGATCATCGCCATCCTTGCAGGCCTTACGCTCAGCACGATGGGCTACATGAACCGCAAGGCGGCGCGGTCCAGGGCCGAAGCTGAAGTCGCAGCTCTTGCCGCCGCCATCGAGAGCTACAAATTGGACAACGGTCTTTATCCGCAGATGGACAATCCAAGTTCCACGTCCATGGCTAATGTGACGACCACAAACCTCTATGCGGCATTGTGCCCTACCGGCGCAGGCAAAGTTTATTTGGAGCCTAGACCGTCGATGCTGAATACGAATAGCACCAGATATTCGTTCATCGATCCCTGGGGAAACGCGTATAACTACCGCACAAATACAAACGGAAACATACTCGTAAACAGCAATTTTTTCGACGTATGGAGCACTGCGGGCAGCACAAACACGGACGATTACATCAGGAACTGA
- a CDS encoding type II secretion system protein, which produces MKRKASSSGGEGFTLVELLIAVALVAILSSLLTPAIMGLLGVGGPRGGVSALAAALEQARFAAMQSGVSAYVGFPFSDPAIAADARYSSFIVFRDPREDEVTVVPISRWLRMPRGVYIAPGTNFPSTIKTVANMPKLAMRSPSALSVVQFDRFGRLKPSTGDVVLVVGQKAQPEGDFVAGKSTVIIQPLTGRVVVTE; this is translated from the coding sequence ATGAAGCGAAAAGCTTCATCTTCGGGCGGCGAGGGATTCACGCTCGTCGAACTGCTGATCGCTGTTGCGCTCGTTGCAATTCTGTCCTCTTTGCTGACCCCCGCCATTATGGGACTGCTCGGTGTCGGCGGTCCGCGCGGTGGTGTCAGCGCTCTGGCTGCTGCGCTGGAGCAGGCGCGGTTTGCCGCCATGCAAAGCGGCGTCAGCGCTTACGTCGGCTTTCCGTTTTCGGATCCCGCCATCGCCGCTGACGCAAGGTATTCTTCCTTCATCGTGTTCCGGGATCCGCGTGAAGATGAGGTAACTGTTGTTCCAATCTCCCGCTGGCTGAGGATGCCGCGCGGGGTTTACATCGCGCCGGGCACAAATTTTCCGTCAACGATAAAGACGGTCGCTAATATGCCGAAGCTAGCCATGCGGTCGCCATCCGCGCTCTCGGTGGTGCAGTTCGACCGCTTTGGCAGGCTCAAACCCTCCACGGGTGATGTTGTCCTGGTGGTCGGGCAAAAAGCGCAGCCGGAGGGCGATTTTGTCGCTGGGAAAAGCACAGTCATCATCCAGCCTCTGACCGGGCGCGTGGTGGTGACGGAATAA
- a CDS encoding prepilin-type N-terminal cleavage/methylation domain-containing protein, which produces MPGGRSSSCARRRAQGQIHSGGFFDTPIQAVTKFQRSGRCDGRRPHDASSEAFSLVEVLVASAVMGILMMILLGTMGATLSLWRTGERKISADREGRALQLMLMQDLRNVVMPRSPALWPRVVSNGANIHLQFLALLPTDYQTNPSDAGDICFIDYALVPGERRLMRSFKGSAETLAVLQAGSFPAPSTNSAQLVASALLPENRQAVRRMALGQYVTNSNFVILDTNLHPISCAYSAGNCPAMIEFNFAAVDSQTATNAALLENTNALLPGAALFSFRVDLPDPQP; this is translated from the coding sequence ATACCGGGTGGACGTTCAAGTTCGTGCGCCCGCCGCCGTGCCCAGGGCCAGATCCACAGTGGTGGGTTTTTCGACACTCCAATACAAGCCGTGACGAAATTTCAGAGATCCGGACGTTGCGATGGCAGGCGTCCGCATGATGCAAGCAGCGAGGCCTTTTCGCTGGTTGAGGTTCTGGTTGCCTCAGCTGTTATGGGCATCCTTATGATGATTCTGCTCGGGACCATGGGCGCAACCCTTTCCCTGTGGCGGACGGGCGAACGCAAAATCAGCGCTGATCGCGAAGGTCGCGCCCTTCAGTTGATGTTGATGCAGGATTTGCGCAATGTCGTGATGCCCCGCTCTCCGGCGCTCTGGCCCCGCGTGGTGAGCAATGGCGCTAATATTCATCTTCAGTTCTTGGCGTTGCTGCCCACGGATTACCAGACAAACCCCTCGGATGCAGGGGACATCTGTTTTATCGATTACGCGTTGGTTCCCGGGGAGCGCCGGTTAATGCGCTCTTTCAAAGGCAGTGCAGAAACATTGGCAGTTCTCCAAGCGGGCTCTTTTCCCGCGCCTTCGACAAACAGTGCCCAACTCGTTGCAAGTGCATTGCTGCCTGAAAATCGTCAGGCCGTGCGCCGGATGGCGCTGGGCCAATACGTCACAAACAGCAATTTCGTGATTCTGGATACAAACCTGCATCCCATTTCCTGCGCCTATAGCGCGGGGAACTGTCCGGCGATGATCGAGTTCAACTTCGCCGCGGTGGATTCTCAGACCGCGACCAATGCTGCTTTGTTGGAAAACACGAACGCGCTCCTGCCTGGTGCAGCACTGTTTTCCTTCCGCGTTGACCTCCCGGATCCACAGCCATGA
- a CDS encoding type II secretion system protein, which yields MTLKSSLPRPALRRNAFTLIELLVVIAIIAVLAGLAFPAVQGALEQGRKAQARNDLQQLVTAIKAYQLEYGKLPTVADKGEFESDNNRLVTVLRGVANEGDDKIRFNPRMIAFFEPKVSNAKKGGIGPDGVFYDPWGQPYKIRLDDNYDNAINNFYSQNAGFANLNYSVIAASAGPDKTFGSGDKNSGTAKDDIISWQ from the coding sequence ATGACCCTCAAATCATCCCTGCCCCGCCCCGCCCTCCGCCGCAACGCCTTCACCCTTATCGAACTTCTCGTCGTCATCGCGATTATCGCTGTTCTGGCCGGCTTGGCGTTTCCGGCAGTTCAAGGGGCGCTTGAGCAAGGCCGGAAGGCCCAAGCTCGCAATGACCTTCAGCAATTGGTCACAGCCATCAAGGCTTATCAGTTGGAGTATGGCAAACTGCCGACTGTCGCTGACAAAGGGGAGTTTGAATCGGATAATAACAGGCTGGTAACTGTTTTGCGCGGTGTCGCAAATGAGGGTGACGACAAAATCAGATTCAATCCGAGAATGATCGCTTTTTTTGAGCCTAAAGTTTCAAACGCTAAAAAAGGTGGAATCGGACCGGATGGCGTATTTTATGACCCTTGGGGACAACCTTATAAGATCAGGCTCGATGACAATTACGACAACGCAATCAACAATTTCTACTCTCAAAATGCGGGTTTTGCGAACCTCAACTATTCCGTGATTGCAGCTTCAGCTGGTCCAGACAAAACGTTTGGATCAGGTGACAAAAACTCAGGGACCGCCAAGGACGACATCATTTCTTGGCAATAG
- a CDS encoding DUF1800 domain-containing protein, producing the protein MAVATQVQWNARTAAHLLRRAGFGGTPEEAARLEALGMEGAVDHLLQPSEGGLDAPATDPAEREKERRLRQARKNGKDEEFRRFKRQQMEAFRDIQYWWLRRMRDPRQAVSEKLTLFWHGHFATSQTKVRCNHAMLLQNQTLRRLGSGPFRDLCEAMVCDPAMLVWLDGRQNQAKAPNENFSREVMELFTLGEGNYTEDDIREAARAFTGWVVHRDNGQADFVPRRYDSGEKVIFGKRGRFDAAGTIDLLCSLPRCAEFLAGKLWEFYAGRAPSPELAPALASRYGEEKLHTGKFLRFAFTHPEFYSDRVRSSQVKSPVQWLVQASSELGRQLLPPGVALPLVSDLGQRLFQPPSVKGWDGGAAWINSATLIRRSNTARLFVSVAPPLPEIGESSLDALAWRNVAPPEARVSADALQKRLEAVFLAAAPSTTTRHHLGSVLEKKAFPCTDETVREASMVLLAAPEYNLC; encoded by the coding sequence ATGGCTGTCGCAACTCAAGTGCAGTGGAACGCGCGGACAGCAGCACATTTGCTGCGGCGGGCTGGCTTCGGGGGAACTCCGGAGGAGGCGGCCAGACTCGAGGCCCTCGGGATGGAGGGGGCAGTGGACCATCTGCTCCAACCCAGCGAAGGCGGTCTTGATGCGCCGGCAACCGATCCGGCAGAGCGGGAGAAAGAAAGAAGACTCCGGCAGGCGCGCAAAAACGGGAAAGACGAGGAGTTTCGACGTTTCAAACGCCAACAGATGGAAGCGTTCCGCGACATCCAATATTGGTGGTTGCGGCGCATGAGGGATCCGCGGCAAGCAGTGTCCGAGAAGCTGACACTTTTCTGGCACGGACATTTCGCGACGAGCCAGACCAAGGTGCGCTGCAATCATGCAATGCTGTTGCAAAATCAGACCTTGCGGCGACTCGGCAGCGGTCCTTTCCGGGATTTGTGCGAGGCCATGGTTTGCGACCCTGCAATGCTCGTGTGGCTCGACGGACGCCAGAACCAAGCGAAAGCACCGAACGAGAATTTCTCGCGCGAGGTGATGGAGCTTTTCACGCTCGGGGAAGGGAACTACACGGAGGATGATATTCGCGAGGCGGCCCGCGCTTTCACCGGTTGGGTGGTGCACCGCGACAATGGGCAGGCGGATTTCGTGCCGCGGCGATACGACAGCGGAGAGAAAGTTATTTTCGGAAAACGCGGACGATTCGATGCCGCTGGAACGATCGACCTGTTGTGCTCACTGCCGCGCTGCGCAGAATTTCTGGCGGGAAAACTTTGGGAGTTCTACGCGGGAAGGGCACCTTCGCCGGAGCTCGCCCCTGCTCTGGCATCCCGCTACGGGGAGGAGAAGCTGCACACGGGCAAGTTTCTGCGCTTTGCCTTCACGCACCCGGAGTTCTACTCGGACCGAGTTCGCTCCTCGCAGGTGAAAAGTCCCGTGCAGTGGCTTGTGCAGGCCTCGTCCGAGCTGGGACGGCAACTGCTGCCGCCGGGAGTTGCTTTGCCTCTCGTCTCCGACCTCGGTCAGAGGCTCTTTCAACCTCCAAGCGTCAAAGGGTGGGATGGTGGAGCGGCGTGGATCAACAGTGCCACGCTGATACGCCGGAGCAACACCGCCCGCCTTTTCGTTTCGGTCGCACCTCCGCTGCCAGAGATCGGCGAAAGCTCTCTTGACGCACTGGCTTGGCGCAATGTCGCGCCGCCCGAAGCGCGCGTGTCCGCCGACGCGCTGCAAAAGCGGCTTGAGGCGGTGTTTCTCGCTGCTGCGCCGTCTACGACCACACGGCATCACCTCGGCTCGGTGCTGGAGAAAAAGGCCTTCCCTTGCACGGATGAGACCGTGCGCGAGGCGTCGATGGTTTTGCTTGCCGCGCCGGAATACAACCTCTGCTGA
- a CDS encoding DUF1501 domain-containing protein: protein MNEHLFTRRRFLRTTLLGGAVATTVPSFIDRTFAALLESAETGFSTATGKDSTILVVMQLAGGNDGLNTVVPFADDAYYSARPALAIPAAKVLRVNDHCGLHPSLTNLASMLGEGSAAIVQGVGYPNPNRSHFRATEIWHTASDSDKMDTYGWLGRYCDAACSGEDPGQAIATADQLPQALRSKSGKAIAIGSPQDYRFQQGMDPAPAEPDDDEAAPDGGSIDMLFGSSAPETGLADFLQRAALDAAASSAQVQDILRKARSSKEYPASDLGRRLKLVAQLIGGGMPARVYYVSLGGFDTHANQTGAHDRQLRVFDEAVAAFCRDLKDQGNFDRVTLLTFSEFGRRVAQNASNGTDHGAAAPLFLFGGGVKAGIHCEHPSLTKLYRGDLVHGTDFRRVYATILERWLATPSKPVLGRDFGTLDLFRA, encoded by the coding sequence ATGAACGAACATCTTTTCACGCGCCGCCGCTTCCTGCGCACCACGTTGCTTGGGGGCGCAGTCGCCACGACGGTTCCATCTTTCATCGACCGCACATTCGCCGCGCTGCTCGAGTCGGCGGAAACCGGTTTCTCCACGGCAACCGGCAAGGACAGCACGATCCTTGTCGTGATGCAGTTGGCAGGAGGCAACGACGGACTCAACACGGTCGTGCCCTTCGCGGACGACGCGTATTACAGCGCCCGCCCGGCACTGGCGATCCCGGCGGCTAAAGTGCTCCGCGTGAACGACCATTGCGGACTTCACCCGTCCTTGACGAATCTCGCGTCGATGCTCGGCGAGGGCAGCGCTGCCATCGTCCAGGGTGTGGGCTATCCGAACCCGAACCGTTCTCATTTTCGCGCGACGGAGATCTGGCACACGGCGAGCGATTCCGACAAGATGGACACATACGGCTGGCTGGGCCGTTATTGCGATGCGGCCTGCAGTGGCGAAGATCCCGGGCAGGCCATCGCCACGGCGGACCAGTTGCCGCAGGCCTTGCGGTCCAAGTCGGGCAAGGCCATCGCCATCGGCTCGCCGCAGGACTACCGGTTCCAGCAAGGCATGGATCCGGCGCCAGCCGAGCCTGACGATGACGAGGCAGCGCCGGACGGTGGCTCGATTGACATGCTTTTCGGATCGTCAGCGCCCGAGACCGGCCTTGCCGATTTTCTCCAGCGTGCCGCGCTGGACGCAGCGGCGTCTTCCGCGCAAGTGCAGGACATTCTGCGGAAAGCCCGCAGCAGCAAGGAATATCCCGCATCGGATCTCGGTCGTCGCCTGAAACTCGTGGCCCAGCTCATCGGTGGCGGCATGCCCGCGCGCGTTTACTATGTTTCCCTCGGAGGTTTCGACACGCACGCGAACCAGACCGGCGCCCACGACCGGCAGCTTCGCGTGTTCGACGAGGCGGTGGCCGCTTTTTGCCGCGACCTCAAAGATCAGGGGAATTTCGATCGCGTGACTTTGCTGACCTTCAGCGAGTTCGGTCGGCGCGTTGCGCAGAATGCGAGCAATGGCACCGACCACGGAGCGGCGGCGCCTCTGTTTCTTTTTGGCGGAGGCGTGAAAGCCGGAATCCATTGCGAGCATCCAAGTCTGACCAAGCTATACCGTGGCGATCTGGTGCATGGCACGGACTTCCGTCGAGTTTATGCCACCATTCTCGAGCGCTGGCTGGCTACACCTTCGAAGCCTGTGCTTGGACGCGACTTCGGGACACTTGATCTGTTCCGCGCATAG
- the eda gene encoding bifunctional 4-hydroxy-2-oxoglutarate aldolase/2-dehydro-3-deoxy-phosphogluconate aldolase, whose product MTTPLFDPVLAEKVSQAGVVAVLVVDDVGDAVPLARALLEGGVNVMELTMRTPAAIEALVQIRREAPEMTAGIGTILTVEQLHAARKAGAAFGVSPGCNPRLLAAAREAEFSFGPGVATPSDIETALEYGCRLLKFFPAEQLGGLPYLAAMAAPYAHLGLRYIPLGGLTPKNAGAYLRDKIIAAIGGSWIAPRDAIKAKDWATIASNARAARQLVEQRQA is encoded by the coding sequence ATGACGACTCCGCTTTTTGATCCTGTGCTGGCCGAAAAAGTCTCGCAAGCCGGCGTCGTGGCGGTGCTGGTGGTCGATGATGTCGGCGATGCAGTCCCTTTGGCCCGGGCGCTGCTTGAAGGTGGCGTGAATGTCATGGAGCTGACCATGCGCACGCCGGCGGCTATCGAGGCGCTCGTGCAGATTCGTCGCGAGGCGCCGGAAATGACGGCCGGCATCGGCACCATCCTGACGGTAGAGCAGTTGCATGCCGCACGCAAAGCCGGAGCGGCGTTCGGGGTGTCGCCGGGTTGCAATCCGCGCCTACTTGCGGCCGCGCGGGAGGCTGAGTTTTCTTTCGGTCCCGGCGTGGCCACGCCGAGCGATATCGAGACGGCGCTCGAATACGGTTGCCGCTTGCTGAAATTCTTTCCCGCCGAGCAACTCGGCGGATTGCCCTATCTTGCTGCCATGGCTGCGCCCTACGCGCACCTTGGGTTGCGCTACATACCGCTCGGGGGATTGACACCGAAAAATGCCGGCGCGTATCTCCGCGACAAAATCATAGCTGCCATCGGCGGGTCCTGGATCGCGCCGCGCGATGCTATCAAAGCCAAAGATTGGGCGACGATCGCTTCCAACGCCCGTGCCGCCCGGCAGTTGGTGGAGCAACGCCAAGCATGA
- a CDS encoding trehalose utilization protein ThuA, whose product MSIRVTVWGEFRHEKKNPAVAAIYPDGMHETIAAFLRKDPELEVCTAWLDQPEHGLCVDRLEKTDVLVWWGHMAHGDVADAVVECVHRRVLEGMGLVALHSGHYSKIFKRLMGTTCSLKWREATDKERVWNVAPHHPITSGLGEFFEIPAEEMYGEPFGIPAPDELIFISWFTGGEVFRSGATWQRGNGRVFYFRPGHETYPTYHDANVQRVITNGVKWARSTVRIPDVCANSPPLEPLPEDSAAAERSAVGFR is encoded by the coding sequence ATGAGCATCCGCGTCACCGTTTGGGGCGAATTCCGCCACGAGAAGAAAAACCCCGCAGTCGCGGCGATTTATCCCGACGGCATGCACGAGACGATTGCAGCGTTTTTGCGCAAAGATCCGGAACTCGAGGTATGCACGGCCTGGCTGGACCAACCGGAACACGGCCTTTGCGTGGACCGGTTGGAAAAAACCGATGTTCTCGTCTGGTGGGGGCACATGGCGCACGGGGATGTCGCTGATGCGGTGGTCGAGTGCGTCCACCGCCGCGTGCTCGAAGGCATGGGACTTGTCGCTTTGCACTCGGGCCATTACTCGAAAATTTTCAAACGCCTCATGGGCACGACATGTTCGCTCAAATGGCGGGAAGCGACCGACAAAGAGCGCGTGTGGAATGTTGCGCCGCACCATCCGATCACCTCCGGGCTTGGCGAATTTTTCGAGATTCCCGCCGAGGAAATGTATGGCGAGCCGTTCGGTATCCCCGCGCCGGACGAGCTGATCTTCATTTCGTGGTTCACCGGCGGCGAAGTATTCCGCAGTGGAGCGACGTGGCAACGCGGAAACGGCCGGGTGTTTTATTTCCGTCCAGGACACGAGACTTATCCGACTTATCACGACGCGAATGTGCAGCGCGTCATCACCAATGGCGTCAAATGGGCGCGCTCGACGGTCCGTATCCCCGACGTCTGCGCGAATTCGCCTCCGCTTGAGCCTTTGCCGGAGGACTCTGCGGCCGCGGAACGTTCCGCCGTGGGTTTCCGCTGA
- a CDS encoding sugar phosphate isomerase/epimerase, with the protein MKRPVTLFTGQWADLPLAELAPLAKRMGYDGLELACWGDHFEVDRALSSKSYVREKWELLSDHGLTCFAISNHLVGQAVCDLIDERHKAILPPEVWGNGDPESVRRRAAKQMIAAGRAARAFFDTKPGYAKSRHPVTVNGFTGSSIWHSIYSFPPTSQEYWDRGFADFGKRWRPILDSFEKVDVNFGLEVHPTEIAFDIASAGRALAAVGNHPRFGFNYDPSHLGYQGVDYVQFIRCFGPRIFHAHIKDVWWGKGTGDSGVFGGHLSFGDPRRYWDFRSPGRGDIDFEAVIVALNDAGYHGPLSVEWEDIRMDRIHGATEAADFTRKLDFPTSAVAFDAAFAKKKKS; encoded by the coding sequence ATGAAAAGACCTGTCACTCTCTTCACTGGCCAATGGGCTGATCTGCCGCTTGCCGAACTCGCTCCTTTGGCCAAACGCATGGGCTACGACGGCCTCGAACTTGCCTGCTGGGGAGACCATTTCGAGGTTGACCGCGCCCTGTCTTCAAAATCCTACGTCCGCGAAAAATGGGAATTGCTCTCGGACCATGGGCTGACCTGCTTTGCCATCTCGAACCATCTCGTCGGCCAGGCGGTATGCGATCTTATCGATGAGCGGCACAAAGCCATATTACCGCCGGAAGTCTGGGGCAACGGCGATCCTGAGAGTGTTCGCCGGCGCGCGGCGAAGCAAATGATCGCCGCAGGCAGGGCAGCGCGCGCTTTTTTCGACACGAAGCCCGGTTATGCGAAGAGCCGACACCCGGTCACGGTCAATGGATTCACCGGCTCATCCATTTGGCATTCGATCTACTCATTCCCTCCGACCTCGCAGGAATACTGGGACAGAGGCTTCGCCGATTTCGGGAAACGCTGGCGTCCGATCCTCGACTCTTTCGAAAAAGTCGATGTCAATTTCGGCCTCGAGGTCCATCCGACCGAAATCGCCTTCGATATCGCCTCGGCCGGGCGTGCGCTGGCCGCGGTCGGAAACCATCCGCGCTTCGGATTCAACTACGACCCGTCGCATCTCGGCTATCAAGGCGTGGATTACGTGCAATTCATCCGCTGTTTCGGCCCGCGGATTTTCCACGCGCACATCAAAGACGTATGGTGGGGCAAGGGGACGGGCGATAGCGGGGTGTTCGGCGGCCATTTGTCCTTCGGCGATCCGCGTCGCTATTGGGATTTTCGTTCGCCGGGCCGCGGGGACATCGATTTCGAGGCGGTGATCGTCGCTCTCAACGACGCCGGCTATCACGGTCCGCTTTCGGTCGAATGGGAAGATATCCGGATGGACCGCATCCATGGGGCGACTGAAGCGGCGGATTTCACGCGCAAACTCGATTTTCCGACGAGCGCCGTGGCTTTCGATGCGGCGTTTGCCAAAAAGAAGAAGTCATGA
- a CDS encoding Gfo/Idh/MocA family oxidoreductase, whose translation MGMVGGGRGAFIGAVHRAAAALDGQIALVCGAFSSDPQRSKDSGADLFLPPERCYGTFEEMMANEAALPRDLRMDFVSIVTPNHLHFAPAKAALEHGFHVVSDKPATFNLAEARALGDLLDRTGLLYALTHNYTGYPLVKEAREIIRSGRLGKIRKVVVEYPQGWLATRLEETGQKQASWRTDPARSGAAGCLGDIGTHAENLAEYITSLRIKELAADLTAFVPGRRLDDDANILLRFEGGAKGVLHASQISVGEENNLNIRVYGELGGLEWHQQEPNTLLLKWPDRPTEILRAGMGYLGKSAAENTRVPPGHPEGYLEAFANIYRNFASHLRAVMEKREPDPSALDYPKIADGIRGMAFIEAAVESSKNNARWTFLPG comes from the coding sequence ATGGGCATGGTCGGAGGCGGCCGCGGTGCATTCATCGGCGCTGTCCACCGTGCGGCAGCGGCACTTGATGGACAGATCGCACTGGTTTGCGGTGCGTTCAGCAGCGACCCGCAGCGCTCGAAAGATTCGGGTGCCGATTTGTTCCTGCCGCCGGAGCGCTGTTACGGAACATTCGAAGAAATGATGGCCAACGAGGCTGCGTTGCCGCGGGACTTGCGCATGGACTTCGTATCCATCGTCACCCCGAATCATTTGCATTTTGCGCCGGCCAAGGCGGCGCTGGAACACGGATTCCATGTCGTCTCCGACAAACCTGCGACTTTCAATCTCGCGGAAGCCAGGGCACTCGGCGACTTGCTTGATCGCACCGGGTTGCTCTACGCGCTCACGCACAACTACACGGGATATCCTCTGGTCAAGGAGGCGCGCGAGATCATCCGCTCTGGGCGTCTCGGCAAGATCCGCAAAGTTGTCGTCGAATACCCTCAGGGCTGGCTGGCCACCCGCTTGGAAGAAACGGGACAGAAGCAAGCCTCGTGGCGGACGGATCCCGCGCGCTCCGGTGCGGCCGGATGTCTCGGCGACATCGGGACGCACGCCGAGAACCTTGCTGAATACATCACAAGTCTGCGGATCAAAGAACTGGCCGCGGACTTGACGGCTTTCGTCCCGGGGCGCCGGCTCGATGACGACGCCAATATTTTGCTGCGCTTCGAGGGCGGCGCCAAGGGTGTGCTGCACGCTTCGCAGATCTCGGTCGGCGAGGAGAACAATCTGAACATTCGCGTTTATGGCGAACTCGGCGGGCTCGAATGGCACCAGCAGGAGCCGAATACGCTTCTGCTCAAGTGGCCGGATCGTCCGACCGAAATCCTGCGCGCAGGCATGGGTTACCTCGGCAAGTCCGCGGCAGAAAACACGCGTGTTCCTCCCGGACATCCGGAGGGTTACCTCGAGGCGTTTGCGAACATTTATCGCAACTTTGCCAGCCACCTCCGTGCGGTGATGGAAAAACGCGAACCGGATCCATCCGCGCTCGACTATCCGAAAATCGCCGACGGCATCCGCGGCATGGCGTTTATCGAAGCCGCGGTGGAAAGCTCGAAAAACAACGCGCGCTGGACCTTCTTGCCCGGGTAA
- a CDS encoding shikimate kinase produces MFRNLVLVGFMGSGKSSVGRILASLTGYALVDTDTLVTLEAGMSIPAIFKQHGEAHFREIETRVLRSLVGRLGLIVATGGGVIISADNRAILPQIGPVVWLDATPEQLHQRVKHSKRPLLRTADPRRTLEELYRAREPLYREAATVRIDSGKLSHRQTAEAVLAALQ; encoded by the coding sequence GTGTTTCGCAATCTGGTCCTCGTCGGATTCATGGGATCCGGCAAATCCAGCGTCGGCCGGATCCTCGCGTCGCTCACCGGCTACGCCCTGGTGGATACCGACACGCTCGTCACCCTGGAGGCCGGCATGTCGATCCCGGCGATTTTCAAACAGCACGGCGAGGCGCACTTCCGCGAGATTGAAACGCGCGTCCTCCGAAGCCTTGTCGGACGCCTCGGACTCATCGTTGCCACCGGCGGCGGCGTCATTATCTCCGCCGACAACCGCGCAATCCTTCCGCAGATCGGTCCGGTTGTCTGGCTCGACGCCACGCCGGAGCAACTGCACCAGCGCGTCAAACACAGCAAACGCCCTCTCCTGCGCACAGCCGATCCGCGCCGCACGCTGGAGGAACTTTACCGCGCCCGCGAACCTCTCTACCGCGAAGCCGCCACTGTCCGCATCGACTCCGGAAAACTGAGCCACCGGCAAACCGCCGAAGCCGTCCTAGCCGCCCTGCAGTAG
- a CDS encoding cold shock domain-containing protein has protein sequence MSRGIVKWFNNKKGFGFITDPSGASADIFVHYSEIRGDGYKTLEEGDAVEFELSPSERGPKALNVVKV, from the coding sequence ATGTCCCGAGGAATTGTAAAATGGTTTAACAACAAAAAGGGCTTCGGCTTTATCACCGACCCCAGCGGCGCCAGCGCCGACATCTTCGTGCATTATTCGGAGATTCGCGGCGATGGCTACAAAACGCTGGAGGAGGGCGACGCGGTCGAGTTCGAACTCTCGCCCAGCGAGCGCGGACCCAAAGCCCTGAACGTCGTGAAAGTCTGA